A part of Raphanus sativus cultivar WK10039 unplaced genomic scaffold, ASM80110v3 Scaffold3295, whole genome shotgun sequence genomic DNA contains:
- the LOC130506488 gene encoding amino acid transporter AVT3C has protein sequence MGFAKQDSSSSSSSSYTLKMPPPPREDTPLLGKGPPLSSQFKTFANIFIAVVGAGVLGLPYAFKRTGWLMGVLLLLSVSVLTHHCMMLLVYTRRKLDSLNGGFSKIGSFGDLGFAVCGSLGRLVVDLFIILSQAGFCVGYLIFIGTTLANLFDPDSPTSLRHQFTRLGSDFLGVSSKSLYIWGCFPFQLGLNSIKTLTHLAPLSIFADVVDLAAMAVVIVEDSMIILKQRPDVVAFGGMSLFFYGMGVAVYSFEGVGMVLPLESEMKDKDKFGKVLALGMGFISFIYIAFGFLGYLAFGEDTMDIITANLGAGLISSIVQLGLCINLFFTFPLMMNPVFEIVERRFSGGMYSAWLRWLLVLAVTLVALFVPNFTDFLSLVGSSTCCILGFVLPALFHLLVFKEEMGWKQWSLDMAIVGLGVVLAVSGTWSSLSEIFSVKV, from the coding sequence ATGGGGTTTGCCAAGCAAGATTctagctcctcctcctcctcctcttataCCCTTAAAATGCCACCACCTCCTAGGGAGGACACGCCTCTTCTCGGCAAAGGGCCTCCTCTTTCTAGCCAGTTCAAGACCTTCGCCAACATCTTCATTGCTGTCGTCGGCGCTGGTGTTCTTGGTCTTCCTTACGCCTTCAAGCGCACCGGATGGCTCATGGGCgtcctccttctcctctccgTCTCTGTTTTGACCCATCACTGCATGATGCTCCTCGTTTATACCCGCCGCAAGCTCGACTCTCTCAACGGTGGTTTCTCCAAGATCGGCTCTTTTGGTGACCTTGGCTTTGCCGTCTGCGGCTCCCTCGGCAGGCTCGTCGTTgacctttttattattttgtctcAAGCTGGCTTTTGTGTCGGCTATCTTATCTTCATCGGCACTACTCTAGCTAATCTTTTCGATCCTGATTCCCCCACCAGTCTCAGGCATCAGTTTACACGCCTCGGCTCTGACTTCCTCGGAGTCTCCTCTAAGAGTCTCTACATCTGGGGATGCTTCCCCTTCCAGCTTGGTCTCAACTCCATCAAGACCCTCACTCACTTGGCCCCTCTCAGCATCTTCGCCGACGTTGTTGATCTTGCCGCTATGGCCGTCGTCATTGTTGAGGATTCCATGATTATACTCAAGCAAAGGCCTGACGTTGTTGCCTTCGGTGGTATGTCCCTCTTCTTCTATGGGATGGGCGTGGCCGTTTATTCTTTCGAAGGTGTTGGAATGGTATTGCCTCTTGAATCGGAGATGAAAGACAAGGACAAGTTTGGCAAAGTCTTGGCACTCGGCATGGGATTCATCTCTTTCATATACATAGCCTTTGGTTTCTTAGGTTACTTGGCTTTTGGTGAGGACACAATGGACATCATCACCGCTAACTTGGGGGCAGGACTTATCAGTTCTATTGTTCAGCTGGGACTCTGCATCAACCTCTTCTTCACCTTCCCCTTGATGATGAATCCGGTGTTTGAGATAGTAGAGAGGCGGTTCTCGGGTGGGATGTACTCTGCGTGGCTGAGATGGCTGCTAGTATTGGCAGTGACTCTGGTGGCTCTCTTTGTGCCAAACTTTACAGATTTTTTGTCATTGGTGGGGAGCAGCACTTGCTGCATCTTAGGGTTTGTGTTACCTGCTTTGTTTCATTTGCTGGTGTTCAAGGAAGAGATGGGGTGGAAGCAATGGAGCCTGGACATGGCAATAGTGGGACTGGGAGTGGTTCTTGCTGTGTCGGGAACTTGGAGTTCCCTGAGTGAGATCTTCTCGGTCAAAGTGTAA